Proteins encoded together in one Thermomonospora curvata DSM 43183 window:
- a CDS encoding VTC domain-containing protein, with product MTSPGPRLSRFLPHRQGRRRRFRTRTRTYLDSEGCMPEQKLSGARGVTDKRRIRYDAAHRAGLTDEAMRFLEDGLPTAYRMNSPDVLVPTATTGCLRATFVPTPTPSRVIFDAGLACVRKRRSVAADPAGYRWSRRPGTPTPRWTGCCRSLGVHPVSIGKYRLAVAVLYPRGPIPGARCCAAISAARTGEALGTACPPNACAERLCDAVFSDEAETAAGAGNPHPRWREHRNSGPGFVDSLPPLRDFPTRKPRWFLAIFHFRRLQGALQAMMRSCSGPGR from the coding sequence ATGACCAGCCCCGGTCCGCGCTTGTCTCGCTTCCTCCCGCACCGGCAGGGCCGCAGACGTCGCTTCAGGACCCGCACCCGCACGTATCTGGACAGTGAGGGGTGCATGCCGGAGCAGAAACTTTCCGGTGCCCGGGGAGTCACCGACAAGCGGCGCATACGCTACGACGCCGCTCATCGGGCGGGACTCACCGACGAGGCCATGCGCTTCCTGGAGGACGGCCTGCCCACCGCGTACCGGATGAACTCACCGGACGTCCTGGTCCCCACGGCGACCACCGGCTGTTTGCGCGCCACGTTCGTGCCAACCCCGACGCCGAGCCGGGTGATCTTCGACGCCGGCCTCGCCTGCGTCCGCAAGAGGCGGTCGGTGGCCGCGGACCCCGCCGGGTATCGGTGGAGTCGAAGACCGGGCACGCCGACGCCCCGGTGGACCGGCTGTTGCCGCAGCCTCGGGGTTCATCCGGTGAGTATCGGCAAGTACCGCCTGGCCGTGGCTGTCCTCTATCCCCGCGGGCCAATCCCCGGCGCCCGGTGCTGCGCCGCTATTTCGGCGGCCAGGACCGGGGAGGCCCTTGGGACCGCATGCCCTCCGAACGCGTGCGCTGAGCGGCTGTGCGACGCGGTGTTCTCGGACGAAGCGGAAACGGCGGCCGGAGCGGGGAATCCTCATCCACGGTGGCGGGAGCACCGAAATTCTGGCCCAGGTTTCGTCGATTCTTTGCCGCCCCTACGGGATTTCCCGACGAGGAAACCTCGATGGTTCCTTGCGATATTTCATTTTCGCAGGCTGCAGGGGGCATTGCAGGCAATGATGAGGTCGTGCTCCGGGCCGGGACGGTGA
- a CDS encoding phospholipid scramblase-related protein, with protein sequence MTELFNLPSLRVEQPRKVIATRNQYDYFDPQGTKVASALETSERTKLTAVRAALPGSVLAGARTLLLRDAAEKPLLIIEKHASNRYTRIRRPNLDAQGDAMFEGEVVGTIQAARTTRHYTLTDAEEKTIGKATGDLGLKKFAVTDADDRHVAQVDKKWAGLRAELFTHADRYTIDFVANRIDERLRPLILTLPVVLDLTLHESKDIL encoded by the coding sequence GTGACGGAACTGTTCAACCTCCCCTCGCTGCGGGTGGAACAGCCACGCAAAGTGATCGCCACCCGCAACCAGTACGACTACTTCGACCCTCAGGGCACCAAGGTCGCCTCGGCGCTGGAGACCAGCGAACGGACCAAGCTCACGGCCGTGCGGGCCGCCCTGCCCGGCAGCGTCCTGGCCGGCGCCCGGACGCTGCTGCTGCGCGACGCCGCCGAAAAACCCCTGCTCATCATCGAGAAACACGCCTCCAACCGCTACACCCGCATCCGCCGCCCCAACCTGGACGCCCAAGGCGACGCCATGTTCGAAGGCGAGGTGGTCGGCACCATCCAGGCCGCCCGGACCACCCGCCACTACACCCTCACCGACGCCGAAGAGAAGACGATCGGCAAGGCCACCGGGGACCTGGGGCTGAAGAAGTTCGCCGTGACCGACGCCGACGACCGGCACGTCGCCCAGGTCGACAAGAAGTGGGCCGGGCTGCGGGCGGAGCTGTTCACCCACGCCGACCGCTACACGATCGACTTCGTGGCCAACCGGATCGACGAGAGGCTGCGCCCCCTCATCCTCACCCTCCCGGTCGTCCTCGACCTCACCCTGCACGAAAGCAAAGACATCCTCTAA